tcaatctcctctgagtactctgctcccccctccccatcaggctaacggccctctccagaccgacgactccccccctcccccacctgtaacttctgctgtgtgcctgactgctgaccaggtgagaggacagctgatgaggctccactcgaacaaggctacaggccccgatggcgttagccccggggtgctaaaagcctgtgccccccagctttgtggagtccttcaacacgtctttaacctgagcctgagtcttcaaagggtccccattctgtggaagacatcttgcctcgttcctgtgccgaagacgccacgtcccagtggctccaaggactacagaccggtggcactgacctcccacataatgaagaccctggagagactagtgctggaacagctgcgcccatcgtcagacccctcctggacccccttcagttcgcctaccagccccgactgggagttgaggacgccatcatctacctgcttaaccgcatccacacccacctggacaggccggcaagcacggtgaggatcatgtttttgacttctccagtgcttttaacaccatccggccgGCCCTGctggggagaagctggcagcgatgcaggtggacgccccttgtgtcctggattgtggactacctgactggcagaccacagcatgtgcggctgcagcactgtgtgtcagacagcgtggtcagcaacactggggcccctcaggactgtcctctctcccttcctcttcaccatctataccacagacttcagctaccacacagagtcctgccaccttcagaagttctctgatgactctgctgtggtgggatgtatcagcggtggtgatgagacggagtacagggctgtggtgggtaactttgtctcatggtgcgagcagaaccatctgcagctcaatgcgacaaagtcaaaggagctgattgtggatctacggagggccaaggcaccagtgaccccggtttccatccaggggtcagtgtggacattgtggaggactacaagtacctgggagtacacttggataataaactggactggaccaagaacactcaggctgtttacaggaagggccagagccgcctctattttctgaggaggctgaggtccttcaacatctgccggacaatgctgaagatgttctatgagtctgtggtggccagtgctatcctgtatgctgttgcatgctggggcagcaggttaaaggtagcggacgcaaacagactgaacaaactgatccgtaaggccagtaacattgtggggtggagctggactctctggcggtggtgtcagagaggaggatgctggccaaactacacgccatcttggacagtgtctcccacccgctgcatgacgtgctggctaaacaaaggagcaccttcagcggaagactcatcccaccaaagagcaccacagagcgccacaggaagtcattcctgcctgtggccatcaaactatttaactcctccctctaaggattagtctgtttgaccctaggtcactaaactggacattgagcattacatctccgccataattaataataattgtgcaatattctgtttactactcaagtgcaatattagtttttccttgttagtttttcttattactgttacggatatacctcaattactctcgacagtacatgcacctccgcttttactattatttattacataattagtgacattgtatttatactgtacttcaccatctaccagtaaacccacttggtactcgacacttagtttatcttatacttataccaacatgttacttaatttatttctgacctgtttatagtgtataatatcgttttctcctgtgtgcactggacgtaaagaagagctactggaacaaagagttttctacgggatcaataaagtatttctgattctgattctgattctgatgatggATTTGCACCCTGTcatttgttgaataaaaatacCTGAAAGATATTAATGTGTAGTTGTTTCCAAGTCTGCTACCATTATGACTAACAGCAACCTTTCACTTTCTAATTAAACTGCACAACTGTGTTTCTCAGCAACTTGAACTGAAGAATGTGAATCTGAGAGCTGGAGATCAGCTGAAAGTAAAGGGGGTAATTCTGCATGATGCTGAGAGGTAAGCGAACCaaacacattacatttattttatattggcCTCTCAACTGAATAAAATTATATGGTTGTATATGAGCAGATGCATTCTGGTTTATTTCTGCAGTGGAAAATCTGGAAAAATGTGGACTTTCACTTTCAGAAATAGCCCGGTGATTACATGTCTACTGTTGAACCAGTGTGGCGTTCGAAGCTCTGCAAACACCTCGATATTAAGACAACACTTATTGTCTCTGATCCACTCAGATTTCAGATCGACCTCGGCTGGGATGCAGACGACCTGGCGCTGCACTTTAACCCCCGTTTCCATGACGACACTGACGGAGCTGTACTCGTTTGCAACTCAAAGACTGCTGGTTGTTGGGGCGACGAGAAACGGGAACTACACAACCCCCTCCAGAGGGGCACAGATGTCAAGGTGAGGGAATCTGACTGAAGGAagtgaagatgtgtgtgttctgtaaaaaaataaacctgtttAAGGTTTAGCTAGGATTTTTTGAAAGGCTTAAAGGGTCCAAATGAAAAGAAACTTATTCCCCCACTTACCCTTTGTGATATTACACCGTGCAGGTAGTTTGGGTTTTGTCTGGAGATGTTTTGAGACATCTGTCTCAGAGAATTTCTGCTAGAAATAAAAAGGATTTACTATAAGAGTCTTTTCTATTTTAGATTGTGTTGAAGCTGGCTGAAGACGTGTTTGAAGTGGAGCTTCCTGATGGACAGGAAGTCCAGTTTCCCAACCGTGATGGCATGGACGCCATCAGCTACATCAAAATCGCAGGAGACTTCAAACTGACTTCCTTCAAGATCTGCTAAGAGACACAACTGCTGTAATTCTGTGTTTATCGGTTTGGTTAAAGACGAGACTTTGAGACTCGGTCAGTTGTCCTGTTGTGCGCaagaatataaaatgtttaaattcaagttatcttgttttgttgtctttgaaGGGTTGTGGCCTAATCCTGGCTCAAACAGTAACACTAACTTAGCAGTCTAGTTACGAGAGAGCCTGTGTAACCGGGCACTGGAATCCATCAAACGTATCATGACCATCTGTAATTGCTGCCTTAATTTGATATAATCTGTGACCGAAGAAACAGTCACACAGTCAGAGAAGTGAACTGTGATGGCTTCGTGCACACTGGATAATTGACAGAACACAGAAAAGGCTGGAAACCAAAGTGAGACATAGTGTGACAACGTAGAACAACAGGGAGAACAAACTGTAGCTGTAATGACCCTCTGTTGAATCTCCTTAACCATGTAAACATGCAGCTAAATGGAGGAGCAGAAGAACTGGTCAGACTCATTTAGTTCATTTAGTTTTACGGCTTCATTTATATGAATGGATCTGGTTTGATATAAGATGTGGTGCCCGTGTTTTATCAGTTCATTCCATTacaaatgtcaaatttaaaaactgcatcatagttattctgtttttaagagaattcaaaatatcaacagatgtttttctcatgaAGTGGGaaattggattaaaaaaagaataaaaaaaaacagcaatgtgcaaaaaaaaaaattttcttGAAGAATATCAGATTTGTTCAACATACgactttcatttaaaattacAACTATTAGACTATTTTTTTACCAGAAAATACAGCAGAAAGCTTGAAGCTATATGTGCTTTTCTCTTAAGGCTAAGACAAAAAGCCAGACAAGCCTAAGGTGGCTTTCAATAATGATGCATAATGAAATagttacattaaaatgtcttgaGTGTGCACCGTGGGTCATCTACAAAAGGTTTGCTCTTCTACAGACAGTATAGGCTCTGCAGGGGACAACAAACCTGTATCAGGGCTTTATTTTGCCTCCATCATAGTCAACCAATAGCTAATAGGGCCCTGTGTCAGAACGTGTCACTTTAATCCCAATACGCAAGGAGCTTTTATAGTTTTTACTGATTCATTGGCTGTGGGAGTCATTTAGTCTGACAGATgccttttcagttttcagtttttgctcCCTGCATACAAGCAAAAGATCTTACTCACAATCTTTGCTCATGTCACAAAGGCTTCATTATTGGATCCACTTCATCTTCTGTATTTCATCTTAATGTTCTTCATCCTTGTGTCCTCATTCATTTTTGTAATGAACTCTTTATTTCATCGCTCATGGCACGTTAATCTGCATTTTCACAAGACAATCGAATCCTTCAAAATGAATTCAGTCATAATTTTATGACGATGAGTAATCTCAATGTCGAGACTGAATATCCGTCTCATTTAGATGTAGTGGAAATACTGAAATGCCCGGTAATAATTGAAACATTGCAGATTTTAACAACAGTTACTGAAAACACCTTCCAACTcccaatttttattttactgattCTGAATGAACTTGGAGTCTGAAATGTAAGAAGTGCCTTTCAGAGGAGTAACTCTTTTTAAGAGATGCTGTAACTTGTTCCCACTtgaaactgttgtttttctctgaagCTTAACTTGAAGAACAGCTGAAAGTGAAAGGAATAATTCTTTTTAAATAGTTCAGTACGGATGTCAAAGGTGTAGCTGATTCCCCCAGAGGggaaggatgtgtgtgtttgtgttgaacaaAAGTTTGACTGAAGCAGAAAACTTTATATAATTATgtttacaatataataattGTCCAATGTCAATTGTATTTGAGCCCAGCTGGTGAGGAGTCGGTCAAACAGAGGAAGGGGAAGAGGAAGAACCTCTCCTTTAGCCGACTTGCCCGCAGGAAGCTGTCGTGTTGTTTGGTTGACAAATAGTCGTGCAAAGGTTTTAAACGTCTGAAAAATGCTTTTGTCAAATTTCCTGTTTTACAATATACCAATGCTTATTGAATAATAtgacattcacacatacagtcaaAGGTGATTCCCCATGTTAGCTGATTCTTTTGCTGGTTTCTGAGATATACAGGAAGTAATGATACTATGAAAACAGATATGAAGTAGTAATGTTTATTATAACTCTTTATGCTCGTCAATAACAGGAGAGGTTGAACTCAACAGGCTTCTTTCTCTACGACTTACgttgtttacatcagtaaagCACACACCGAGAttctaaataaacaaaacagcaaaactcATGCTCGTGGATTTAACAGCATATTGgttgaaatgagaaaaacaaaacacagctgaacaCTTCAGATACTTCAGAAACATAAAGCATCCATCATCAGTTATGGTCGATGTCTTCGTTAACATgactcaatttaaaatgatgtagAGATTTAAGACCTACAAGAATACAAACAGACAATACTGATTTTTAGAAATTAAGAAATTAGTCCAACAGGTTAACAAAGAAATGTGTCTTCCATTCCTTATTGTATAAAGGTTGATAATTTATGTCTCTCAACCCCCCCCTTTATCTTTTAGTCTCAGTGAGATCAATGGCAGTCTTGTTACAGACAGCCTCAACAGTGGAAACCTTCAGTTTTTCACAGATCAGTTCTCCAAGCACAACAGCTGATGAGCTTCCTTAGCAGAAACTTCTGAAAACGTTGTAATATTGCATTTTCTTGGTTTCTAAATAAGTGAGTGCGTCATTGTTCATTTTGAATTCCTTGTGGGACTCTGAAAGCCACCACTCTGCTCTctgaaacacatacagtaagagaTCAACTGTGAACTCCTTCTTCAGAGCATATTTCCTCTTAGATTCAAACtctgtcactttttcttttacactgTTGGCCACTTCAAGCAAGTAAGTTGGACTGTAGCCTCTTGCAGCTACAGGCTTGCTTTTGATTGCATCAAGGGACAGTTTTTCAACATCGTCAATGAGGGATCTGATCAGTTGCTGTTCTTCATGctgaaaacaataataataataattacaatgaTTCATTCCTGGAATGAATTCAGTGACTTTGCTTAAAGCATTTAAACCTTTTCTCTTCCAACTTGTGCTCCCCTCACAGAGCTCTTGGTGCTTGGTGAAGGATACATAATGACTGTAATCACCTACCTCTGATATGTGTTTGTAGCTGCCACTGCTTTTGCATTCATGTATAAGAGACCATTCAAAACCAAGCTCTTGAAGGATCGTTGACTGATCATCTTTCAAGTTGATATCATCAATAGGTTTTGTCTTTGCAGTTAGTTCACTAACCCAGCCACTCCAGACAGAGTCGAAGTGCTTTTTAAGTTCCTCTTCATCTTTTGCCTTGTCTTTTAACTGATGAGCGAGCTCTTTGCTCTTTTGTAGCAGCTTCTTCTCAAACTCTGTCTTTTTATCATCTAGCTTTTTACGAGCATTCTTCTGCTGGATAACTTCATCCAGTTTTCTTTTAACTCCTCTCACTTGTTCATCATGAAACTCCTTGATTTTGATCTCAAATCGGCCGCGCCACTGAACCaacatttctttgtctctgtcgtCCTCAAAGTACGTTGTCATACCTTTTTTGATTTCTCCATATGTTTTGCTCATTTCTTGAGAAAGATAACTGAGCTCGACCTTGTCAAGTTTTCCATTTTCAATTCTGGTATAAAGCTGGTTTTCAATGGTCAACATGTTGCTCCTCAGGGCCCAGGTCCAGTTCCCATACTGGACCTCAAGTTTTCTGTACACTGCAAATTCAAGCGcgtttttgaaactgaaaacaaagtttTCGTTCAACAGGGCATTCCACAAGTCCTGAATTTTAGTTTTGAACTGTGAGAGAGTAATCCCAGCAGACTGTGAAGCTTTAGAGAGGATGATGCTCTTCAGCTCTTGGACGCTGTCACTATAACCTGGATTTGGAGGAGCCATAGGTGGACTTCCCTCCCATAGTTGGGCAAAGTATTTCACATCTTTCTGCACATCAAATGCAATGACGTCACTGAAGCACTCTGCATCACACACCTCCTCTTTGGCTGCTAGTTTGGCCATCTGGTCCAGTTTTTCTTGCAGGCGTCTCTTTCCATCcatgtttttctctgcagctgcaATATCTGCAACATTCTggtgaacaaacacacaacttgGAGAAAGTTTAACTTTCTTCATCCTCATGAAAGCCTGAACAACAATCTGCAGAACATCTTGCATCTCAGCTGGATTCTCTCCAAAGATGTTGATCAATGTCGTGTTTCCCAGACCAACAACAAATGGTGCCAGTTCATTGTCGTGGTGAAGAGTGCCGTTACCTTCCAACTCAAGAGCACGCAGTCCTTCAGTGTCCACCACCAGAATGTAGTCAAACTGAAAGTCTGCCTTGATCTCCTCTGACACTTTAACCAGCTGCATGAAGGCACCCCTGGTGCACCTGCCAGCACTCACTGCAAACTGTAATCCAAACATGGCATTCAGCATTGTGGATTTTCCACTGCTTTGTACGCCTaaaattgacaaaacaaaaactctctTGTCGCCCATTTTCTTGATGACTTCATCTAAAAGACTAGAGATCCATGTTAAAGGCACATGACCTGCATCACCATCCATCAGCTCCATTGGGTGTCCTGATAtcatcagctctgcagccaGCTCAGGGTATTTAGACCAGTCAGTCTGTCCCCTCTTTGTTCGTTTCTGCAGAGTGTCATGGGCTTCATAGATCTGTCCCATTTCTCTAAAGATGTGCTCCAAGCCAAAAGTTGCTGACTGTAACTTTGTTGATATTTGATCGAgctcagtttgtttcttttttagctGATCAGATTTGTCATGCTTCTTCTTCAAAGCTAAGATCTCAGACCACTTTTCATCATAGCTTTGGAGAATAAGAGAGAGACAATCTGTGGAGAGCGAATCTATTAAGATCTGAGTCCATTTCAGGAAATACTCTTTGTCTGTTGATGGCAAAGATGAGAGGCTTTCAATGAACAACTTCATCAGCTCACTACAGGAAGCAGTGCATTGAGCTTGTCGTATTTGCTTTAATTCCTGttgctttttacatttctcattCTCAATGTGTCCTTTGAGGTGATACAGTTCTTTGTTTATTCTGCACCACTCATGCCACAGTTGGCCTTGACAAGGGAGAAATGTATCTTTGATCTTTGAGACATCCATCCCCTGAAGCAAATTCACTATTTTCATAGCAGCAGATTTCCCTTTTTGGCAGACTTTGTCATCTTCATCCACTCTGATTCCAGAGACCTCAGCCATGGTTTCTAGCTGGAAGGATGCATGTGGTCCAGACAAAATGTTTGCAATGATTCCTTTCAGTTCTTCAGACACATCTGAGTGGCTTCTGTCTTTTAGACCCATTTTGTATTGTCCCTTTTTCATCTGAACTGCACCACGGTCACTATCAACAATGAGACAAATGAGGGGCTTTTGAGACTTGTACAGGTCTGAGATAACTGCAGTACTTTTGTCACCTTTTTCCGGAGTTGATACAAGAACAACATTGACTGAAGATTTTTCCATCAGTATTTCACGCTGTTTTTCAATCGACAGAGCATCACCATGAAGATTACAGAAGGCAATGCAGTCAGTGAAGGCATCACTGGGTTTTCCAGCAGGGCAGTACCAGGCGATCTCTGCCACACCATCCATCAGATGGCGAGACTTGGTGCTACCTGGGCAGTTTCTGTGGAAGAAGGTGCTGTGACGGTCGTTGATCAAAGTGTTCATCAGCTGAGATTTAGACAGTGATGGTGAACCCAGGCGGAAAAATGACACCATGGGTGTCTCAGCTTTGCAGATGGGCATAGTCTTCGTGGTGACAATGTTTGAATTATCTTTGATTTGAGTTATCttccatgtttttattatttgtctgaATGTCCACAGAGGACAATCAATTTCCATTGTGACTGGGTCAGGAACAAGCAAAGGTAAGGCGTACTGACATTGTGATAGCTTTGTAATCACGTTCTGCTTAAGGAAACTGTCTGAGCAGTGAAATACTGCCATTTGAACGTCCATAGGATGCACATGAGTCTGTTTTGATTGATCAGAGTCCACACTGGTGCAGAAAAAAGCATCTAAGTCATCGTCGTCTGTCTCAACAGTGTCAAACTCTGGAACAGGCTTTGACTGGCTCACCTCAGGACTGTCTTGTCTTACAGGAATATATCTGGCTCTGTAGTCTAACATCATCAACCTCTGAAGAAAAGTATGAGCTAGTTCTTTCTCAGATGTGTCATGGTCCTGTTTCACAGGTGGACCTATTCTAAGAAAATCTGCTGGTGACAACTTGTCTTGATGTTTGTCTTGAAGGTGAAGTCTGTCAAGCAGCCTTTCAGTTTCTCTTTGATATTGTTTCTTCCTGTTGATCTCTTCAGACATCTTCACTGACTgctgtaaataagtaaataaacatgtactgtatgtaaaaaaagataatttcaTACAAAGGGATATAAAGTAAATAGTCCTAAAGATCTTGTGAATGAAATTAGGAGTTTCTTACCTTATCCTTGTTTCCACTCATATCCATATCTAAGGTACCTGCAGTAGAATAATGAGGTGAATTATAAGAGGGTCAGAGCAATGTGctattaaacaaatatattttccttCTCATTAAAAACGTTCACTCAAAGTCATTTTGAATGTTATACACCTAATTATTTAGTTATTGTACtattaaattattcattaaaatgttacCTTTCTTGTTGGCTGCAGATGGTACAGACTTGGTTTCAGATTCTCTGCCTGTTATGTTTTcgtcaaacaaaataaattgttcCTGGTCAGTTAACCATTTCAGCCAAATATGATTGATTTGCAAAAACATGATGTTAATGCCTGTCTTTTGCTTTCATACAGAAGTCACCTGTCCCTTGTATAA
This genomic interval from Siniperca chuatsi isolate FFG_IHB_CAS linkage group LG21, ASM2008510v1, whole genome shotgun sequence contains the following:
- the LOC122868628 gene encoding galectin-2-like, which translates into the protein MSMQLELKNVNLRAGDQLKVKGVILHDAERFQIDLGWDADDLALHFNPRFHDDTDGAVLVCNSKTAGCWGDEKRELHNPLQRGTDVKIVLKLAEDVFEVELPDGQEVQFPNRDGMDAISYIKIAGDFKLTSFKIC
- the LOC122868599 gene encoding LOW QUALITY PROTEIN: interferon-induced very large GTPase 1-like (The sequence of the model RefSeq protein was modified relative to this genomic sequence to represent the inferred CDS: substituted 1 base at 1 genomic stop codon): MDMSGNKDKQSVKMSEEINRKKQYQRETERLLDRLHLQDKHQDKLSPADFLRIGPPVKQDHDTSEKELAHTFLQRLMMLDYRARYIPVRQDSPEVSQSKPVPEFDTVETDDDDLDAFFCTSVDSDQSKQTHVHPMDVQMAVFHCSDSFLKQNVITKLSQCQYALPLLVPDPVTMEIDCPLWTFRQIIKTWKITQIKDNSNIVTTKTMPICKAETPMVSFFRLGSPSLSKSQLMNTLINDRHSTFFHRNCPGSTKSRHLMDGVAEIAWYCPAGKPSDAFTDCIAFCNLHGDALSIEKQREILMEKSSVNVVLVSTPEKGDKSTAVISDLYKSQKPLICLIVDSDRGAVQMKKGQYKMGLKDRSHSDVSEELKGIIANILSGPHASFQLETMAEVSGIRVDEDDKVCQKGKSAAMKIVNLLQGMDVSKIKDTFLPCQGQLWHEWCRINKELYHLKGHIENEKCKKQQELKQIRQAQCTASCSELMKLFIESLSSLPSTDKEYFLKWTQILIDSLSTDCLSLILQSYDEKWSEILALKKKHDKSDQLKKKQTELDQISTKLQSATFGLEHIFREMGQIYEAHDTLQKRTKRGQTDWSKYPELAAELMISGHPMELMDGDAGHVPLTWISSLLDEVIKKMGDKRVFVLSILGVQSSGKSTMLNAMFGLQFAVSAGRCTRGAFMQLVKVSEEIKADFQFDYILVVDTEGLRALELEGNGTLHHDNELAPFVVGLGNTTLINIFGENPAEMQDVLQIVVQAFMRMKKVKLSPSCVFVHQNVADIAAAEKNMDGKRRLQEKLDQMAKLAAKEEVCDAECFSDVIAFDVQKDVKYFAQLWEGSPPMAPPNPGYSDSVQELKSIILSKASQSAGITLSQFKTKIQDLWNALLNENFVFSFKNALEFAVYRKLEVQYGNWTWALRSNMLTIENQLYTRIENGKLDKVELSYLSQEMSKTYGEIKKGMTTYFEDDRDKEMLVQWRGRFEIKIKEFHDEQVRGVKRKLDEVIQQKNARKKLDDKKTEFEKKLLQKSKELAHQLKDKAKDEEELKKHFDSVWSGWVSELTAKTKPIDDINLKDDQSTILQELGFEWSLIHECKSSGSYKHISEVGDYSHYVSFTKHQELCEGSTSWKRKGLNALSKVTEFIPGMNHCNYYYYCFQHEEQQLIRSLIDDVEKLSLDAIKSKPVAARGYSPTYLLEVANSVKEKVTEFESKRKYALKKEFTVDLLLYVFQRAEWWLSESHKEFKMNNDALTYLETKKMQYYNVFRSFCXGSSSAVVLGELICEKLKVSTVEAVCNKTAIDLTETKR